DNA from Mustela erminea isolate mMusErm1 chromosome 18, mMusErm1.Pri, whole genome shotgun sequence:
AAGCCTCTCTGCCTACACTGCTCTCTAGATAAGGGGACGTCCCTCATTTTCTGTGAGCAACAGGAAGCCCCACCATCTTCCCCACATGAGAACAGATGGATGTTGATCACTGTCTAAGCTTTCAGGGCCGGTGGGACAGCTCTGGGGTGCGTCCTACACAGCACATCTCAGGATACCCAGTGACAGAGCCCAGTTGCCCTGTGGTAGCTCCTCCATCAAAGCACGCTTCATTGGCTTTACCCATCCCTTGTTCCCTTTATGTGCTTCCCGGGATCACCATTCCATAGACTAATCGCACCTAAGTCCTTGTCTCCCCATCTGATTTGAGGAAATCCAAACCCTAACAGGCTCTTTGTCATTTGGTTTCAATGAATCTGGATTCCTTTCGTCATGCCCACCATCTTCCTGTGCACCCCCTCTTCCTATCCTTTAATGGGCAGTTGGCATTACTGGCTTTATCGGGCTGATGCCACCTCCCTCTAGATGCCCTCTGAGGCCTGTTCCCTCGGAGGACAGCACTGAGCATGCTCAGGACCAGGGGCACCTCCAGCAAgaccaggaaggagaggaaagtagATGCTGCTCAGTAGGGACCTGTGGGGGACACGGTGACAGGAAGTGAGCCCCATCATTACAGAAATGCCCTGGTGCCCTGCattgtccctctgtccctgtgtccATGTCCTGAGGCCACAGCAGTCCGGAAGGAAATCAGGTCCAGTGGGTCCATGGCTGGGATCGCCCCATTATCAGACCACTTCTGTGACCCTCAGGCTTACAATTGCCCTTGAGACAGGATGTGGACCTGGAGAGGGCCTGGCTATTGGAGTGACATGAGGAGACCCCAGGAAGCAGGCAGGACCTGGCCTGGGAAAAGTGTTCTATCTAATCCCTCCCCATGGGCAGTGACCCTGTGTATGGACTAGAAATCGGTGCTGGGTTCCTTGTCTAATGTCTGCTCTCCCATCACCGGTACTTCCCACGAGGGAATGGAGTGTTTGCTTTAGTCCCAGCGTCCATCTGGCACCTGTGTGGTCCCTCCAAACCTTAGCCTTGAGATTCAGTGTTTAATGATGGAGGGAATGAATGACCCCACtcacctcttctctccctctgtggtctGGTCTTCAATAGGATGACTCTCCAGTGAGGGcctgggaggagcagggaagagagctcagggcccccagAGCCTCTGGCCTGGGCTAGAGCCTGAAGGCCCCCTTTGCACAACACTGGCACTTGTCTTCCCTGTCCCCGGAGCCCGATTTCTGCAGATACCTGAGTGCGGGCTCCCCCAATCCTACAGGACTCCAGGGAAATGTCCTCTCACCGGCCAGGACTCCCTGATCATTGTGTATGGAACAGCAATCTCGCCCCCATGGCtccccacacatgctctctctgaccCATCTGTTCTCAGGTTGAGTCGTCCACGGTGTGAATTTCCCAGCTTTTGTCGGAGCAGGACTGTGTCTCGGTGGTCCCGGGCTGTATCCGTAGCAGGGCGCCCAGCACTAGGTAGGACTTTCATCATTAGGTGTGGAATTGGTAAGTAAGTCTGGGACTGAGGCCATGATAGTAACACCCACACAACCCTGTCCTCCGTGTTCCCCAGAAATCACCCAGGTGTCAAAGGTCTCCAGCTGCTAATCCCTTACCCAGGACGCTGGCTGGAAGTGGAGGACTCTTGCTGGGTCGCAGTGTCCCATGTGGGGACTGGCAGTGTCCTGTGAAGACCTGGAGTGCTGGGGGGCCTCACAGAGCTGGGGGTTGCAGTGCTggctgcgggggcgggggaagcacaTGTCAGGCCTGCTGTCCTCCCCCGGGCTCTCCCACTCTCTGGCAGCTGTGTGGCTCCGACTCACATAGCCCTGGTCACTCAGGACATCTGGACAGGTGTCCGGGCTCCACATCTGCTCACAACCACACCCAGGCCTGCCTGGAACTCCAGTCTCCCCGGCCCCCTCTGCAGGTGCACCCTGGCCAGGTGGGTGATTTCAGAGGCAGAGCATCTCCCAGCAGGGCATGGGACAGTGTGTGGAAGGAGctcagggctctgggctcagccacTTTGCCCCTGGTTTCTCCTGGCAGAGGATGGCCTCAGCTTTCCTCTGCAGAGATTGatccagagctgggggtgggggccgtgTCCTCAGGCAGGGCTGATGTCTGGAGTGAGGACCATGAAACAGGGCGCTCAGCAGAGTCCACACTGAATGATGGGTCAGCCCGGAACTCTCAGCCAGAACTATGAACCTGGGTGGCCACCGGACAAAAGGATAGACAGAAAGAAAGACctagagagacagacacacacccagGGCACCACACAGAAAGTCCCCTGTCCTGGAGCCAACTGGACAATGGTCTCTCTCTTCCAGGCGGTGGTGTCCGAGAACACTCAGCTCCTCGCTGTTAAATAGGAGCCCACAAGGGGCCTGGGAGGGCAGTGCCCTGTGTGAGAGAGACGCCCTGCAGGAAGGACATCGGAGGAGCCAAGGCCAACATCGGAGTGAGAACACAAGACAAAAACCTGAACACTCAGAAGGATGAACTCCATGTGgttctcaggaaacaaaaatagGGTTCTAGTAAAGAATTCTTCGCAGCACATGGAAGTATATTTGGGGCCATCGGACCTACGaactcctttttctcattttttcccctcctttgtcTGAGCGGAGCCTTCAGCTATTTCTCTGGGTTCCCTCCTATGGAAATGACGGAAGGAATGGGGAGGGTCAAGCCAGAAGGAGGGGTGTTCCCCAAATGCTCACAGAAGCTCCAAATCAGGGTACTAGGGCTCCTTCTTGGGCCCCTGTCGAGGCTGGtgcagaaccccaggatcacagcTGTGAGGCTGGCACTGAGGAACCATCCAGGACATAGTGTTGTCCTGGTAGAGCCCCGGGGTCCTGGGCAGCCAGTAAGGGAGAGGAGTGAATAGCCTAGGGTCCTGTTCCCCAtttgggaggacagagagaagtcCAGGAAGAGACTTGGGTCCACTCCAACACGGACAGGGCTTTGTCAGGGCAGGAAGGCAGCCAGATATCACCAGACCCGGGCCATTCCCGCTGCCATCCCTGGGAGAGTTTTAGGCATGAGAGTGTGTCAGGGCACACAGAGACACCCAAGTCTGCCAGAGGTGCATGTGCTCTGTGAGTATGCAGACAACACAACCCCTGGACACAGAAATGTACACCCACCTAGACACACACggacatatatatacacaaacagacacacacacactcacacacacacacacacacacacactcacacactcacacactcacacaggctCATCCCAGGTGCCTTGTGTCACCCACCCATCCTCACCCCACTCTCTTCCCACATCCCACTGCTTTCTTGCCAGGGTTGGGGTGATCAGCCCAAGTCTCGGGCAACCCTGGTGCTGGTGTGGGCAGAGGGGTGTGCACAGCTCACCTGGGGTCACAGACAACACAACTTGGAAGGTGCGGTCAAAAAAATATCCTGGTTTCCCTGATGTATCGATCCCGCACCAATATGTCCCGGCATCATCCTCTGTGAGGTTCTCCAAGGTCACTGTGAAGGTGAGGTTTACAGGATGGTCCCTGATGGACACACgatccttcctcccttctctgtctgccccttcgGTCTTTAGCGTCCTCCTCACACATGGGTTCTTGCACCAGTATTTGGGAGTCTCTCTGAATTTCTCCTCGTACTGACACTGCACGCTCTGGGATCCCCCCACAGTGCCCGTCACAGAGGGGGGGCCATGCAGAGACCAACAACCTGGAAAACACAGCCAAGTGTGACCCTTCACCAGAGGGGCCTGGGTCAACGGGATCTCAGGTCAAGTTGACCGTTGAGTCCCTGAAGGGCCCTTAGGGTCTGGAGGAGGCCTTGGCAGGAGACAGGTCTTCCTGAGATCAGAAAGAGGGAATGTAGGTCCTTTTCTGGAGCGGCACAAGGTGAGTGTGTCCctgatgtgtctgtgtgtgtgtgatgcacgGAGATGTCATTTCTGACTGTGACCCTACAGTAATGCTGGTCACAGGCCCCACTCTTGTCAGGGCTGCTCTTTCTGGCACAGTGGTCACGACTCACCTGCTTTATGCACTGAATTCTCCTGGTGGTTGCTGAGACAGTGCTGGTCGATTGGAGAAtcttctctgctctccctcctctttcccacgtcctcctcccctcccctgccccacagacccatcccccaccctccctccctcccattcaGGACAGACTCCCCTGCCCAGGCTCAGCCCCGCTCACCTGGGACCTGCAGAAGGAGCAGCACTGCAGGCAGCCACAGCCTCCCGTCCCCTGGGGTCATGTCTGCAGCACAGACGTCACCCACAGTAATGCCAGGCTCCTGAGGGGGACAATTTCAAGTCTCTCACAGAGGGTCCTCTCTGCAGTGCCCACTTCTGCTTTCTGGGTCCTCTTTGCTTCCTCGTCCTGCCTGTGTTTGTTCTCACAATCTTCTTCCACGCTGACTCAAGCTGGTTGGGGTTCAGGAAGCTGTGGGACAGAAGCAGCACGAGCTGAGGCAGAGTCCTGGACCTGGTGCCCCGGATCCACTCAATCCCGATGACAAGACAGCCCCTGGTCCAGGACTGGATTGGGATTGCCGTCCCCTTCCGCAGCCAACATCTGCGCCTCTCACTGTCCACACTTGCCCCACACAATGGAGCAACACTGTGAGCATTTCCTCCTCAGGGGAATGTCCCCACCCTGTGACGTGACACTTCTTGTGGTCAGGATGGATCATGTCCAGCGTGGAGCACCCAGCAGCCCATCATCTCAGGCATCGGTCGTGACCTCAGTGGTGTTAGGGATCCCACAGCCTACAGCTCCAAGCACCCACAGTCCCCATGGGACCCCTGCTCTCCTCTGGCCACACAAGTTGGAACTGTGACCTCTGATGCTTTCAAAGGTTCCATTTGGGTTCTGGGTTCTGAACCAAGGTACTAATCCCACAGGCTTGCTTCCCTCCTGTGTGTTTGCCTGGTCTCAAGAATGGAAAGGGAACAGCCATCACCAACCCCATGTGCACCTCACTTTGACTCCTTCATGTTTGGAATGTCCACCCTACTGTGACTCTCAGGGCAGAAGACTGCCAATGGACAAGAGGGTCCAAAGACTGAAGGAGCTGATGGGATGTTGGGGACATGTGAAGCTGAGACTgggcttctcctctccatccaaTGGCAGAAAGGGCCGTTGTGTAACAAGAGGGTGGTCTGACAAAGCACTGGGGGTCGGTGTCTCTTTTGGGTTCACATGGTGACCAGGGGCCTCTTCAAGGTGCAGAGTTGGGGGATGGTCCTTaccaggaggtggggaggtgggtctGTCCTAACTCAGAGTGGCTTGTTCTCATGACATGATGGGTTTGGGATGGGTTTATGCTGGAAATGGTAAGGAAGTGGGTcacagtgcagagtctgacactTCCCTGGGTTACGCCAACTCCTCAAACTTGTCAGAACAACCAGGTCCATCAATTTCCCCTTAAACACTCTCTACCCAGATCTGCTCCTCCTCCATACTATCTCTTCCTGATCTAAGGCCACAGTATTCCCAGAGTTATTGCAACCAGACCCTGTCATCCGGgattcctctctctgctcctccccattaatatttcttctaGCATCTCCACCTGCCCatatcctctcttcctcctggcaTTACAGCAATCCTCTCTCCTCTCAGGACAATGGTGACATCCCTGTCCTTCCCAGTCCCCTCATGCTttgtcctccctctgctccacccatCAGCAAGAGAGCACTTCAACAAAACTCAGAAGTAGCCAGTACACCCTTGGTCCCATCCCCTTCAGATGAAACCCCATCTCCTTGCTTGGCTTACATGGTCTGAGTGGCCCAGCCACTGCTGGGTTCTGCATTTCTATCTTGCTCCCCTTCCCCAGTGTGCCCAATGCTCTAGCCATGGAGCCCATCCTTCCCCTTAGcatctctttgtccctctccttaaatcctctgcccacctcttctcactgcttcttcctttttactCTTTAGATTTTACCTTGGGTGTACTCCCTTAGAAAGGTCTCCCCGATCACTCTTCCTAGGGTCACCCTGTTGTCTCAACCACCAATCCCTGTCTGTTTTCTGCATAGTTCACTGAATCTTGTCATGTGTTTACTTTTGGTGGTCTCTATGCATCTCCACCACTGGGATAGAGCTCATATCATAGCAGCATTCAGGGTCTGCTTCATTCTTCACACAATGACTCAGTGGCCAGTTGCACCTTGTGACCAATGGTCGGCTTCTGATAACTGTTCACAGAATGAGTGAAAGAGTGATTGAGTTAATGAACACAGCATTGGCTGCAGACATGGCCCTAGACAGCTGTGGTCCAATGAGATGCAATATCTATGGTGGTATAACAAATTCCCTGAGAACTTTGTGGCTGAAAacgtatttattatctcacacttGCTGGGAGCCACAAATCTGAGAGTGGCTTATCTGGGTGACTGTGGCTCAGCGTGTCTCTTTCACAACATTGTGGTCAAGATGTTGACCAGGCTATACTCACTGGAAGGCTGGACGGGCCTGAAGGATCTGCTTCAGAGATGACACGTCCACTTGGGGGTTAGCAGGAGTCCTTACCTCCTCCCCCAATACAACTGCTCGAGTGTCTTCATGAGGTGACATCCAGCTTCTCTCGCGGAGAGTGACCCAAGAAGAACAAGGCACAGCATATTTATGATTTATCCTTGGAAGTCGTGTGCCATTGCTTCTGCCATATCTGGAGACCGCACACCCACCCTGACACAATATAGAGGACCCCTGCCAAGGGATGTGGAGATCTGGTCTGAGTGGAGGCTTTGAATGCATATCATTTCCTGAAACGTCAGTAAATTGTGTATATAGGATATGTGCAATTTCCTGTTCTCATGTAACActgcataaaaatttaaaaaacagaatccaAACCATGAAAGTAGACCTCTGAAACTTTGCTTGATGTCCGAGGGGAGATTTTCTGTTTATTGGTCTTTTTTCACATAACGAAGAGTTTACATAATCTCCCACACCCCAGTTACCTTGCCAACAGCTCAGTCAACAAAATGACCAGAAGCTTATCGTAAGTGATGAtggtaggatttgaacccagattcCTCTGGCACAACTCCTCAAGTGTCTTTCACTCAGACCATGACTCTGCAGAGACACACAGTGGCCAAGAgccagcaagagggagaagcaggaagcagaaTGAGAGGGTTTGTTAGGCAGTTTGTGgctttttcttcagtcttctcaACCTgccaccttctcttccttctctctttcacttcCCGGGGtgtcttccttttctaaaaaCTTCAGTTTCTGCAGCTCATGGCTGTGCTGAGAAGT
Protein-coding regions in this window:
- the LOC116577159 gene encoding CMRF35-like molecule 6; translated protein: MTPGDGRLWLPAVLLLLQVPGCWSLHGPPSVTGTVGGSQSVQCQYEEKFRETPKYWCKNPCVRRTLKTEGADREGRKDRVSIRDHPVNLTFTVTLENLTEDDAGTYWCGIDTSGKPGYFFDRTFQVVLSVTPASTATPSSVRPPSTPGLHRTLPVPTWDTATQQESSTSSQRPGPSLESHPIEDQTTEGEKRSLLGSVHFLLLVLLKVPLFLMMLSAVFWVNRPQWAICGHQSQPDEDNL